A stretch of Electrophorus electricus isolate fEleEle1 chromosome 3, fEleEle1.pri, whole genome shotgun sequence DNA encodes these proteins:
- the dipk1ab gene encoding divergent protein kinase domain 1A: MARSLSPWIWLRKPIYVQARFSYLHMKYLFFSWLAVFVGSWVIYVEYSSYTELCRGHECKNAICDKFRKGVIDGTACSSLCEKNTLYLGKCLSAKPSNQVYSGNWGDMEGIIKCHMEDVPHYDPEAELEPRREAASFNRPTKGTSVEKFREMVLSHLKAKVGDQTNVQDLAALVLGAADANRDGQISLAEARSAWALLQLNEFLLAVVLQDREHTPRLLGFCGDLYVVEKVPYAPLYGVSLPWAIELWIPAGLRRSLDQWAAPSWPHKAKIAIGLLELVEDVFHGTFGSFLMCDVRAARFGYTERHDLKVVDARRIIPEAAFQEVMRERRCEVDGDCVYGADCHTSCDLTKHRCTTEVTRPNLAKACGALKDYLLWGVPSDVKEELEKQLYACIALRGATEQMEMEHSLILNNLKTLLWKRISHTKDSK; this comes from the exons ATGGCAAGGAGTCTGAGTCCATGGATTTGGCTGAGGAAACCCATCTACGTCCAG GCCCGGTTCTCCTACCTCCACATGAAGTACCTGTTCTTCTCTTGGCTGGCTGTGTTTGTAGGAAGCTGGGTGATCTATGTGGAGTACTCCTCCTACACAGAGCTGTGCCGTGGACACGAGTGCAAAAATGCCATT TGTGATAAGTTCCGGAAGGGGGTGATCGATGGTACTGCTTGCAGCAGCCTATGTGAAAAGAACACTCTCTATTTGGGGAAATGCTTGTCTGCCAAGCCCAGTAACCAG GTGTACTCTGGTAACTGGGGAGATATGGAAGGAATAATTAAGTGCCATATGGAGGATGTTCCTCACTATGACCCGGAAGCAGAGCTGGAGCCTCGGAGAGAAGCTGCATCCTTCAACAGGCCAACTAAAGGCACATCTGTGGAGAAGTTTAGAGAGATGGTTCTGAGCCATCTGAAG GCAAAGGTGGGAGATCAGACCAATGTGCAGGACTTGGCAGCACTTGTACTCGGAGCAGCTGATGCCAACAGAGACGGGCAGATCTCCCTCGCCGAGGCTCGCTCCGCCTGGGCCCTGCTCCAGCTGAACGAGTTTCTGCTAGCCGTCGTTCTGCAGGACCGGGAGCACACTCCAAGGCTGCTGGGCTTCTGTGGGGACCTGTATGTGGTGGAGAAGGTGCCTTACGCACCCCTTTATGGTGTCAGCCTCCCCTGGGCCATAGAGCTCTGGATCCCGGCAGGTCTGCGCAGGAGCCTGGACCAGTGGGCAGCGCCTTCGTGGCCACACAAGGCCAAGATCGCAATAGGCCTGCTGGAGCTCGTCGAGGACGTCTTCCACGGCACATTTGGCAGCTTCCTCATGTGCGACGTGAGGGCTGCCAGATTCGGCTACACAGAACGCCACGACCTGAAGGTAGTGGACGCGCGGCGCATCATCCCCGAAGCTGCTTTCCAGGAAGTGATGCGGGAGCGGCGGTGCGAGGTAGATGGCGACTGCGTATACGGAGCAGACTGCCACACTTCCTGCGACCTCACCAAGCACCGCTGTACCACCGAGGTGACGCGGCCCAACCTAGCCAAAGCGTGTGGCGCACTGAAGGACTATCTCCTCTGGGGGGTGCCATCAGATGTGAAGGAAGAGCTGGAGAAACAGCTATACGCCTGCATTGCCCTCCGAGGGGCCACTGaacagatggagatggagcACTCGCTCATCCTCAACAACCTTAAGACACTTTTGTGGAAAAGGATATCCCACACAAAAGACTCCAAATGA